In a single window of the Rhodopirellula bahusiensis genome:
- a CDS encoding inositol monophosphatase family protein, translated as MDTAHLRLAVDAARAGAAELMSRRDHRVVKEKGPKDLVTDADLASQKAIRDMLVGAYPDYAFVGEEEGENDPPANVRAGDPDAPPCWVVDPLDGTINFVHRLQSFAVSIGLYAAGKMRLGVIYDPTRDEMFTAIDGQGARCNDQKMSASGCTAIDESLIACSFRAGVTGDSPEVTRFVKVLERCRSLRRLGSCALNMCYVADGRLDGYWATNVAAWDSAAGTVIARESGAILEGYGGAEFDDWNPKFCVSATPELQSLLTEQLSGT; from the coding sequence ATGGACACTGCCCATTTGAGGCTGGCCGTCGACGCCGCTCGCGCCGGAGCCGCTGAATTGATGTCACGACGCGATCACCGCGTCGTGAAAGAAAAAGGCCCCAAAGATTTGGTGACCGATGCCGACCTGGCATCTCAAAAAGCCATTCGCGACATGCTGGTCGGTGCTTATCCCGACTACGCATTTGTCGGCGAAGAAGAAGGCGAGAACGATCCGCCCGCCAATGTACGAGCCGGTGATCCGGACGCTCCTCCTTGTTGGGTGGTGGATCCTTTGGACGGAACAATCAACTTCGTTCACCGCTTGCAAAGCTTTGCTGTGTCCATCGGTTTGTACGCCGCGGGCAAAATGCGTTTGGGTGTGATCTACGATCCGACGCGCGACGAGATGTTCACCGCGATCGACGGGCAAGGCGCTCGCTGCAACGACCAGAAGATGTCAGCCAGCGGTTGCACAGCGATCGACGAGAGCCTGATCGCTTGCAGTTTTCGAGCTGGCGTGACGGGCGACTCACCCGAAGTCACGCGTTTTGTGAAAGTCCTGGAACGCTGTCGATCGCTTCGACGCTTGGGCTCGTGTGCACTCAACATGTGCTACGTCGCGGATGGACGACTCGATGGTTATTGGGCCACCAATGTCGCCGCTTGGGACTCGGCCGCTGGCACCGTGATCGCTCGCGAATCGGGTGCGATCTTGGAAGGCTACGGCGGCGCAGAGTTCGACGATTGGAATCCAAAGTTTTGCGTGTCGGCAACGCCGGAACTGCAATCACTTTTGACTGAGCAACTGAGCGGCACATGA
- a CDS encoding DUF4380 domain-containing protein translates to MSTPLFRSQSRAAMSVVICVVLSMICGAIANAADGVSVVAFHGYEDCLRLSNEDTVVTLCPAAGGRVMEYSVGGTNVLYLDPEDAGWTLEQSEQGQRDRRGQLSAGRFDIGPEMVVQRGNVLWNGRWDAEIVGDRSVKMTSQYDSKSGARLTRIFELAEKGSHLRCTQTIANESERPISLCHWSRTFAVGGGIVLVPRSGPVRFPRGYVRYENGLIRTRPNEPNIQVDEDAVVVSATPEFPKLGFDSHAGWLAYLSPTNQLFVKRFPTFPERSYNELAGLTVSVWYPEKDLVELEPIGPAENLDPGESADFTEDWYLTPFAFPSESREMDRDEVERQVQKLSE, encoded by the coding sequence GTGTCCACTCCACTCTTTCGCTCGCAAAGTCGTGCCGCAATGTCAGTCGTGATCTGCGTTGTTCTTTCAATGATTTGTGGCGCCATTGCGAATGCAGCCGATGGAGTATCCGTCGTTGCCTTCCATGGATACGAAGATTGTCTCCGGCTGAGCAACGAGGACACCGTCGTGACGCTCTGTCCCGCCGCGGGTGGTCGAGTGATGGAGTATTCCGTCGGCGGAACCAATGTCTTGTACCTAGATCCCGAAGATGCGGGCTGGACGCTGGAGCAATCCGAGCAAGGCCAGCGTGATCGTCGCGGTCAATTGTCGGCGGGACGATTTGACATCGGACCCGAAATGGTCGTTCAACGCGGCAACGTGCTTTGGAATGGACGTTGGGACGCGGAAATCGTTGGCGATCGTTCGGTGAAAATGACCAGCCAATACGATTCGAAGTCCGGTGCTCGGCTAACGCGAATATTTGAGCTGGCGGAAAAGGGCTCACACCTGCGGTGCACGCAAACGATCGCAAATGAATCGGAACGCCCGATCAGCTTGTGCCACTGGAGCCGAACTTTCGCGGTTGGTGGAGGCATCGTATTGGTGCCGCGTTCGGGCCCGGTGCGGTTCCCGCGAGGATATGTGCGATACGAAAACGGTTTGATTCGAACTCGGCCAAACGAACCCAACATCCAAGTCGACGAGGATGCGGTCGTTGTTTCTGCGACGCCGGAGTTTCCAAAACTGGGATTCGACAGCCATGCTGGTTGGCTGGCGTATTTGTCACCGACGAATCAGTTGTTCGTGAAGCGGTTTCCGACCTTTCCTGAACGGTCGTACAACGAACTGGCGGGTTTGACAGTCTCGGTTTGGTACCCTGAGAAAGACTTAGTCGAACTGGAACCCATCGGACCGGCTGAAAACCTGGACCCGGGCGAGAGTGCTGATTTCACCGAAGATTGGTACCTAACACCGTTCGCGTTTCCGTCGGAGTCCCGAGAGATGGATCGAGACGAAGTCGAGCGACAGGTGCAGAAGCTCAGCGAGTGA
- the trpD gene encoding anthranilate phosphoribosyltransferase, translated as MTDSSTDPTLTFSDAITRARGGNDLSAEQTGALIDAMLQGAANEEEVGQLLLALREKGEAVSELVGAARAMRKHMTRIDHDHDVLLDTCGTGGSGSGTFNISTAVAILASACGVAVAKHGNRRATSKTGSADVLECLGVKIESEPDQVSRRLNDIGICFCFAAKLHPAMRHVVSVRRKLAVPTLFNLLGPLCNPAGATHQLLGTAAPETQIKIAAALAELDTQRSYVLHADDGQDEVSLDGATSCIEVASGAQQSHTWMPADFGLTPVHQNALAAADPPESAEIIRSLFEGSPGPQRDTVLAGCAAALSLVGRVSSLTEGVQLAAEAIDSGAAQDKLKQLAE; from the coding sequence ATGACTGATTCTTCGACTGACCCCACGCTCACGTTCTCGGATGCTATCACTCGCGCGCGAGGTGGCAACGATTTGTCGGCGGAGCAAACCGGTGCCTTGATCGACGCGATGCTGCAAGGTGCGGCGAACGAAGAAGAAGTTGGGCAGCTCTTGCTGGCTCTGCGTGAAAAAGGCGAAGCGGTCAGCGAGTTGGTCGGTGCGGCTCGAGCGATGCGAAAGCACATGACTCGAATTGATCATGATCACGACGTGTTGCTGGATACATGCGGCACCGGCGGCAGTGGATCCGGGACCTTCAATATCTCCACCGCGGTCGCCATTTTGGCCTCGGCATGTGGCGTCGCGGTGGCCAAGCATGGAAATCGGCGAGCGACCAGCAAGACAGGTTCGGCCGATGTGCTGGAATGTTTGGGCGTCAAAATCGAATCCGAACCTGATCAGGTATCGCGTCGACTCAATGACATCGGCATCTGCTTTTGTTTCGCTGCCAAGCTGCATCCCGCGATGCGGCACGTTGTGTCGGTCCGTCGAAAGCTGGCTGTTCCAACGCTGTTCAACTTGCTCGGACCGCTTTGCAACCCAGCCGGAGCAACGCATCAATTGCTCGGAACCGCCGCACCCGAAACGCAAATTAAAATCGCCGCGGCACTGGCGGAGTTGGACACGCAGCGAAGCTATGTGCTGCATGCCGATGACGGACAAGACGAAGTATCGCTCGACGGTGCGACCTCGTGCATCGAAGTTGCCTCGGGTGCTCAGCAAAGTCACACGTGGATGCCAGCCGATTTTGGCCTGACCCCGGTTCATCAAAACGCACTCGCCGCCGCCGATCCACCGGAGTCCGCCGAGATCATCCGCAGTCTTTTCGAAGGCAGCCCCGGACCGCAACGCGACACGGTGTTGGCGGGCTGCGCCGCGGCGTTGAGTTTGGTCGGGCGGGTCTCATCGCTCACCGAAGGAGTCCAACTCGCCGCGGAAGCGATCGATTCCGGTGCGGCACAAGACAAACTGAAACAGCTCGCAGAGTGA
- a CDS encoding PSD1 and planctomycete cytochrome C domain-containing protein, with protein sequence MIWNVNASCRSIGWFAVSLLPCIAVSGVVSAEEAASKAEIDFGRDIRPILSDHCFACHGPDEHDRQAGVRLDSAEGIADVIDQDEWAASLLIERIATDDSDMIMPPEDFHKPLSPKQIELLNQWVSEGAAYASHWAFTAPRRHELPTDSSKADRIDQWIDVELQTLGLSAGGNADRRTLARRVALDLTGLPPTLDRVEAFAADPSPDAYENFVDELIATPEYGEHMARYWLDLVRYGDTHGLHLDNYREMWPYRDWVIEAFNTNMPFDQFITRQLAGDLLPETDEAETLRNKIASGFNRLNVTTNEGGSIYDEVFSRNVIDRTDSFGTIFLGLTTGCSVCHDHKFDPITQKDYFALSAFFNSLDGRAMDGNNKAHPPVIRVPSAEQSAELKQLASDIAELDKELAGPLPEVDAAQLQWQQSLSSTEESFHANLMPSKVTTKNDGKFKLNDDGSVEWDGTPPAKDVMHIVSPLPSGTWRMLQLHAKTDEEHPRVGTATNQNAVLSEIKIETRPDDQSDWTEIPIRSAKATRAQASDGFAVDKAIDGKIDTTTGWAVGGHEATGDRTAWFVVPAIQSEGGQIRVSLHYESVHVAHMLRHVALSLNSSASQLPEDQRVVLGDSHLVGPLKIEGVENGLKETFAGEDKNEFDPAVPVTYQETEHDWQHRADIVSVLSNELPTLDDSPSVSVLHQTIRSPSDQTVELMLGTDEGNVLFLNGKEVAKQKPGNRKDNEFKPLANRHKLSLKKGDNHLFIRHINRSGPATLTYAIQSPTLQFSEKLNERLADLPVPEENDAAPSLDWRAAREFYREVVCDHPRWIALNDMRDGMVAMRDKINGQVPTTLVWKETANPRDAHILERGLYDSPGEKVERAVPGFLPDLPEDAPKDRLGLAQWLLREDHPLTTRVAVNRFWQQLFGNGLVKSSEDFGSQGHLPSHPELLDELAIDFRESGWNVKELMKRLVMTETYQRDATATSSMLAVDPNNRYFARGPRFRLDAETLRDQLLSLSGLLVDTRGGPSVKPPQPAGLWEAVGYTDSDTANFVPDEGEKTVRRSVYTFWKRTSAPAVMSTFDAPSRESCTARRERTNTPMQALLLLNETQAMKAALAMAQEITASPTPDPSDWEAISRKRIQSAFERVTLRPIETNELRSLERLLADLTEHYSVQLEEARKLAGTPDPELAAWTVMMNTLLNLDEVVCK encoded by the coding sequence ATGATCTGGAACGTCAACGCGTCCTGTCGCTCGATTGGATGGTTCGCTGTTTCGCTGCTGCCTTGCATTGCCGTTTCCGGTGTTGTGTCGGCGGAAGAAGCCGCTTCGAAAGCTGAGATCGACTTTGGCCGCGACATCCGTCCGATCCTCTCGGACCACTGCTTCGCTTGCCACGGTCCCGACGAGCACGATCGGCAAGCTGGTGTGCGATTGGATTCAGCCGAAGGCATCGCGGATGTCATCGATCAGGACGAATGGGCGGCGAGCTTGTTGATTGAGCGAATCGCAACGGACGATTCCGACATGATCATGCCGCCGGAGGACTTCCACAAACCATTGTCGCCCAAGCAAATTGAATTGCTCAATCAATGGGTTTCCGAAGGCGCGGCGTACGCCTCGCACTGGGCCTTCACTGCACCACGGCGTCACGAACTGCCCACCGACTCGTCCAAGGCAGACCGCATTGATCAGTGGATCGATGTCGAGCTGCAAACTCTGGGGCTTTCCGCTGGTGGAAACGCAGACCGCAGAACACTCGCCCGTCGCGTCGCGTTGGACTTGACCGGCTTGCCACCAACGCTGGATCGAGTTGAAGCTTTCGCGGCGGATCCATCCCCCGATGCCTACGAGAATTTTGTCGATGAACTGATTGCGACGCCCGAATATGGCGAGCACATGGCCAGGTATTGGCTGGACTTGGTTCGCTACGGCGACACTCACGGATTGCACCTGGACAACTATCGCGAAATGTGGCCCTACCGCGATTGGGTCATCGAGGCATTCAACACAAACATGCCGTTTGACCAATTCATCACGCGGCAATTGGCCGGGGATTTGTTGCCGGAAACGGACGAGGCAGAAACGCTTCGCAACAAGATCGCCAGCGGCTTCAATCGACTGAACGTGACGACCAACGAAGGCGGTTCGATCTACGATGAAGTCTTCTCTCGCAACGTGATCGATCGCACTGACTCCTTCGGCACCATTTTCCTAGGGTTAACCACGGGATGCTCTGTTTGCCACGACCATAAATTTGATCCCATCACACAAAAAGACTACTTCGCGCTGTCGGCGTTCTTCAATTCGTTGGACGGCCGAGCGATGGACGGCAACAACAAAGCCCATCCGCCTGTGATTCGCGTGCCATCGGCAGAGCAATCCGCTGAATTGAAGCAACTGGCGTCCGACATCGCGGAATTGGACAAAGAGTTGGCAGGGCCCTTGCCCGAAGTCGATGCCGCTCAACTGCAGTGGCAACAATCGCTTTCTTCGACCGAAGAATCATTCCATGCGAACTTGATGCCGAGCAAAGTCACGACAAAGAACGACGGCAAGTTCAAACTGAATGACGACGGTTCGGTCGAATGGGATGGAACGCCTCCCGCCAAAGATGTGATGCACATCGTCTCACCGCTGCCGAGTGGCACTTGGCGAATGCTGCAACTGCACGCGAAAACGGATGAAGAACATCCGCGAGTTGGAACGGCTACCAATCAAAACGCCGTGCTCAGCGAAATCAAAATCGAAACTCGCCCCGATGACCAATCGGACTGGACCGAGATTCCGATTCGTTCCGCCAAAGCCACCCGGGCACAGGCCAGCGACGGATTCGCGGTGGACAAAGCGATCGATGGCAAAATCGACACCACGACTGGATGGGCCGTCGGCGGTCACGAAGCAACTGGCGATCGAACGGCTTGGTTTGTGGTTCCTGCCATCCAATCCGAAGGAGGACAAATTCGCGTTTCATTGCACTACGAATCGGTGCACGTTGCTCACATGCTTCGACATGTCGCGTTGTCACTGAACTCATCGGCGAGTCAACTGCCCGAAGACCAACGAGTCGTCCTGGGTGACTCGCACTTGGTCGGGCCACTGAAAATCGAAGGCGTCGAAAATGGCTTGAAAGAGACTTTCGCGGGCGAAGACAAAAACGAATTCGATCCTGCTGTTCCGGTCACCTATCAAGAAACCGAGCATGACTGGCAACACCGTGCCGACATCGTTTCCGTTTTGAGCAACGAACTGCCAACGCTCGATGACTCGCCAAGCGTTTCGGTGCTGCACCAAACCATTCGGTCGCCCTCGGACCAGACCGTTGAACTGATGCTCGGAACCGACGAAGGCAACGTTCTGTTCTTGAACGGCAAAGAAGTCGCGAAACAGAAGCCGGGCAATCGCAAGGACAACGAATTCAAACCATTGGCGAATCGTCACAAGCTGTCGCTGAAGAAAGGCGACAACCACTTGTTCATCCGCCACATCAACCGCAGTGGCCCAGCGACGCTGACCTATGCCATCCAATCGCCGACGTTGCAGTTTTCAGAGAAGCTAAATGAACGCTTGGCGGATTTGCCAGTTCCTGAAGAAAACGACGCTGCCCCGAGTTTGGATTGGCGAGCCGCTCGCGAATTCTATCGCGAGGTCGTTTGCGACCATCCACGCTGGATCGCGCTGAATGACATGCGTGACGGCATGGTCGCGATGCGAGACAAGATCAATGGCCAAGTGCCAACGACCTTGGTTTGGAAAGAAACCGCCAATCCTCGCGACGCACACATCCTGGAACGAGGGCTCTACGATTCACCGGGAGAAAAAGTCGAACGTGCGGTTCCCGGGTTCTTGCCCGACCTCCCCGAAGACGCTCCGAAAGATCGCTTGGGGCTCGCCCAGTGGTTGCTTCGCGAAGATCACCCGCTGACCACTCGTGTTGCCGTCAATCGTTTTTGGCAGCAATTGTTTGGCAACGGCTTGGTCAAAAGCAGCGAAGACTTCGGCAGCCAAGGTCACTTGCCATCGCACCCCGAGCTGCTCGATGAACTCGCGATCGATTTTCGCGAAAGCGGATGGAACGTGAAGGAGCTGATGAAGCGATTGGTGATGACCGAAACCTACCAACGCGATGCAACGGCAACCAGCAGCATGTTGGCCGTGGATCCAAACAACCGCTACTTCGCTCGCGGCCCACGATTCCGATTGGATGCCGAGACGCTTCGGGATCAGCTGCTCTCCCTATCAGGACTGCTGGTCGACACCCGAGGCGGTCCGAGCGTCAAACCACCTCAGCCAGCGGGCCTTTGGGAAGCGGTGGGCTACACCGACAGCGACACGGCCAACTTTGTCCCCGACGAAGGTGAAAAGACCGTTCGCCGTAGCGTTTACACCTTTTGGAAACGCACCAGCGCCCCCGCCGTGATGTCAACGTTTGATGCACCAAGTCGTGAATCCTGCACTGCTCGGCGTGAACGAACCAACACACCGATGCAGGCTTTGTTGCTGCTCAATGAAACGCAAGCGATGAAAGCTGCTCTGGCAATGGCTCAAGAAATCACAGCGTCGCCAACTCCCGATCCATCGGATTGGGAAGCGATCTCTCGGAAGCGAATTCAATCTGCTTTCGAGCGTGTGACCCTTCGCCCGATCGAAACCAACGAACTGAGATCACTGGAACGTCTGCTGGCCGATTTGACCGAGCACTATTCGGTGCAACTCGAAGAAGCCCGCAAGCTGGCCGGAACCCCCGACCCAGAACTGGCGGCATGGACCGTCATGATGAACACCCTTTTGAACTTGGACGAGGTGGTTTGCAAATGA
- a CDS encoding serine/threonine-protein kinase encodes MPATTRYEPVPTITYLGEESSQCDPKLVSRYDDLTRRRKMNWTGHYNLRRMLGRGGQGEVYLTEHRGTDGFTVPVAMKIFSPERFPDARSYDEAMQRIASIAARIALIQHDNLLDVQNFFERDRIRVMLMEWVDGYDLRQLVMPKCLELLRDHITPKRWKYINDVIITEGPEQSRFKPGVAVAIVRECLAALAALHRDGIVHGDVKPANIMLKRSGHAKLIDMGSSIDYRNPPKDRECTPLYAAPEVLDNLDATPRSDLASVGYVLVELLSGFNPFNNTKNLGELLQAKRELPMNLERILPEEVLRNALLMNFLRGLIAPDPTLRFVSAEAAEHVEQGAAAFHRQLIIGNMSTEYDNDIRLWLEELRRLEND; translated from the coding sequence ATGCCTGCAACCACACGCTACGAACCTGTTCCGACGATCACTTATCTCGGAGAGGAATCCAGTCAATGCGATCCCAAATTGGTATCGCGTTACGATGACCTGACGCGTCGTCGCAAGATGAACTGGACCGGTCACTACAACCTTCGCCGGATGCTGGGACGTGGTGGACAAGGCGAGGTGTACTTGACCGAGCACCGAGGCACGGACGGATTCACGGTTCCCGTCGCGATGAAGATTTTCTCGCCGGAACGCTTCCCGGATGCCCGATCGTACGACGAAGCGATGCAACGAATCGCTTCGATCGCTGCACGCATCGCGCTGATCCAACACGACAACTTGCTGGACGTTCAAAACTTTTTCGAACGCGACCGCATCCGTGTGATGCTGATGGAATGGGTCGACGGATACGATCTCCGGCAACTGGTCATGCCGAAGTGCCTCGAACTTCTGCGCGATCACATCACGCCCAAGCGGTGGAAGTACATCAACGATGTGATCATCACCGAAGGCCCCGAGCAATCTCGATTCAAACCCGGCGTCGCTGTCGCGATCGTTCGTGAATGCTTAGCTGCCTTGGCCGCTTTACACCGCGACGGGATTGTTCACGGGGATGTCAAACCCGCCAACATCATGCTGAAACGCAGCGGCCACGCGAAATTGATCGACATGGGTTCGTCGATTGACTATCGCAACCCGCCCAAAGATCGCGAATGCACTCCGCTGTACGCCGCTCCCGAAGTCTTGGACAACCTCGACGCAACGCCCCGGAGTGACTTGGCCAGCGTCGGTTACGTGCTGGTCGAGTTGTTGTCCGGATTCAACCCGTTCAACAACACGAAGAACTTAGGCGAATTGCTGCAGGCAAAACGCGAACTCCCGATGAATCTGGAACGGATTCTTCCTGAGGAAGTTCTGCGGAATGCGTTGTTAATGAATTTTTTACGTGGCCTGATTGCCCCTGATCCAACGCTCCGATTCGTGAGCGCGGAGGCAGCCGAGCACGTGGAACAAGGTGCAGCGGCATTCCATCGACAGCTCATCATTGGCAATATGTCGACGGAATACGACAATGACATTCGCTTGTGGTTGGAAGAGCTACGCCGGTTGGAAAACGACTGA
- a CDS encoding flavin reductase family protein has product MIIDPNDVSITAVYESMVALITPRPIAWVSTLSSDGVANLAPYSFFGGVGANPPTVMFCPVNRLDGTPKDTLANVRANGQFVVNVVTEEFAESMKKTAADIRPDEDEFVLSGLQKAPSTKVDVPRVADVVAAMECEMLTSMQLGPGRGGANLVVGRIVSFYVADSVTGENGLPDPEQIFTIGRMGGPRYTRTRDRFE; this is encoded by the coding sequence ATGATCATCGACCCTAACGATGTTTCGATCACCGCCGTGTATGAATCCATGGTTGCGCTCATCACGCCACGCCCGATCGCGTGGGTGTCAACGTTGTCGTCCGATGGTGTCGCGAACTTGGCACCGTACAGTTTCTTTGGCGGCGTCGGGGCCAATCCACCGACGGTGATGTTTTGCCCGGTCAATCGATTGGACGGAACACCCAAAGACACTTTGGCAAATGTCCGTGCCAACGGTCAGTTCGTGGTGAACGTGGTCACGGAAGAGTTCGCCGAATCGATGAAGAAAACTGCCGCGGACATTCGTCCTGACGAAGACGAGTTCGTGCTATCCGGTCTGCAAAAGGCTCCTTCGACCAAAGTCGACGTGCCTCGCGTCGCGGATGTCGTCGCTGCGATGGAGTGCGAAATGTTGACTTCCATGCAATTGGGACCAGGCCGCGGCGGAGCCAACTTGGTCGTCGGACGGATTGTTTCGTTTTATGTGGCTGATTCAGTCACCGGTGAGAACGGATTGCCCGACCCAGAGCAAATTTTCACGATTGGTCGCATGGGTGGTCCGCGATACACACGAACACGCGACCGTTTCGAATGA
- a CDS encoding nucleoside hydrolase: MTRKIIIDCDPGIDDAIALTMALFDPRLDVVAITPTAGTVDAAQASINAMGIVDLLDPARYPQLGTAVAPSDPPVLDDSHLNGPDGLAGFNFPSATRQNDHSSDKLMADLIRRHPDEITIVCLGPLTNLARLCRMDPAVLPLIDKVIISGGAVSHSGNATAVSEMNFFFDPASAKQVIASATTKSLVPLDVTDAVTFGVDLLEKLPADSTRAGKLLHKILPYKFRISHQKLGREVIPLQDATTMISVIEPEMFQWDEMAGDVEVNGALTRGMTVFDRRMRPEWSVNMEVARRVSISDVRDAIVRSIRYAGQQTR, translated from the coding sequence ATGACCAGAAAGATCATCATCGACTGTGACCCCGGAATCGACGACGCCATTGCATTGACCATGGCTTTGTTTGATCCGAGGTTGGACGTTGTCGCGATCACACCAACGGCCGGAACCGTTGACGCGGCGCAGGCCAGCATCAATGCGATGGGGATCGTCGATCTGTTGGACCCGGCACGCTATCCGCAACTGGGAACGGCGGTCGCCCCCAGCGATCCACCGGTGTTGGATGACAGCCATTTGAATGGCCCCGATGGACTGGCGGGATTCAATTTCCCATCCGCCACGCGGCAAAACGATCACTCCAGCGACAAACTGATGGCGGACTTGATCCGGCGTCACCCAGATGAAATCACGATCGTTTGCTTAGGACCGCTGACGAACTTGGCACGTCTATGCCGAATGGATCCGGCCGTGTTGCCGTTGATCGACAAAGTCATCATCAGCGGTGGAGCGGTCTCCCACAGCGGCAACGCAACCGCGGTTTCGGAGATGAACTTCTTCTTCGACCCCGCCAGTGCCAAACAAGTCATCGCGTCAGCAACAACCAAGAGTTTGGTCCCTCTCGATGTGACCGATGCGGTTACCTTCGGAGTGGACTTGTTGGAAAAGCTTCCCGCTGACTCGACCCGCGCTGGCAAGTTGCTTCACAAGATCCTGCCCTACAAGTTTCGCATCTCGCATCAAAAGTTGGGGCGGGAAGTGATTCCTTTGCAGGACGCCACCACGATGATTTCCGTCATCGAACCTGAAATGTTTCAGTGGGATGAAATGGCCGGCGATGTTGAAGTCAACGGCGCGTTGACCCGCGGCATGACGGTGTTCGATCGTCGGATGCGTCCTGAATGGAGCGTCAACATGGAAGTGGCTCGTCGAGTAAGCATTTCGGATGTTCGCGATGCGATCGTGCGAAGCATTCGCTACGCCGGACAACAAACCCGCTAG
- a CDS encoding EamA family transporter → MALVSAGLLGVYDLAKKLAARDNAVPMVLFATACVATAIWGPLLVIQHLAGDAFPIEFLKVEPLTWTDHGKLLAKSVLVGASWTLALFALKHLPLSIAAPIRSTSPVWTIAIAIGVLGERPTWMQWVGIAIVIASFWRFSTLGKSEGIRFTTDRWVGCMLLATLLGALSSIYDKYLLQSGGYSPATVQAWFTIYMLPVMTPLALHWWIHQRGRDDSTPGVPAEGLSPVDNVEKESQNENWARSIEPEPARGTIDARSTSKFEFHAAVWCISPLLLAADMVYFTAMANPDAMVSVISTLRRCSVVIALVLGASRLGELNLRRKAICVAGILFGAAMILLGN, encoded by the coding sequence ATGGCGTTGGTGTCCGCCGGTTTGCTCGGGGTCTACGACCTCGCGAAAAAACTGGCGGCTCGTGACAACGCGGTGCCGATGGTCCTCTTCGCGACCGCCTGCGTGGCAACTGCGATCTGGGGGCCGCTGCTGGTCATTCAGCATCTTGCCGGTGATGCGTTTCCCATTGAGTTTTTAAAAGTCGAGCCGCTGACCTGGACCGACCACGGCAAACTGCTGGCCAAGAGCGTTTTGGTCGGGGCGTCTTGGACGCTCGCATTGTTTGCACTCAAACACTTGCCACTCAGCATCGCCGCCCCCATTCGATCGACCAGTCCCGTGTGGACGATCGCCATCGCGATTGGTGTGTTGGGCGAACGGCCGACTTGGATGCAGTGGGTCGGCATCGCAATCGTGATCGCATCGTTTTGGCGGTTTTCGACTTTAGGAAAATCAGAAGGCATCCGATTCACGACCGACCGCTGGGTCGGATGCATGCTGCTAGCAACGTTGCTTGGAGCACTCAGTTCCATTTACGACAAATATCTGCTGCAAAGCGGTGGCTACTCTCCCGCAACCGTTCAAGCCTGGTTCACGATTTACATGCTGCCCGTCATGACTCCGCTCGCACTTCACTGGTGGATCCATCAACGCGGCCGAGATGATTCGACGCCCGGCGTGCCAGCGGAGGGCTTGTCGCCGGTCGACAATGTTGAAAAAGAATCGCAGAACGAGAACTGGGCTCGCTCAATTGAGCCTGAACCGGCAAGGGGAACCATCGACGCCCGATCCACGTCCAAGTTTGAGTTCCACGCGGCGGTTTGGTGCATCAGCCCTCTGCTGTTGGCCGCAGACATGGTCTACTTCACGGCCATGGCGAACCCTGATGCCATGGTTTCTGTCATTTCGACGCTGCGGAGATGCAGCGTTGTTATCGCGTTGGTATTGGGAGCATCGCGGCTTGGCGAATTGAATTTGCGACGAAAGGCAATTTGCGTGGCTGGGATTTTATTTGGTGCCGCCATGATCCTTTTGGGGAACTAA